A window of Hydrogenophilus thermoluteolus genomic DNA:
CTAGTCCAAAAGTAGTCATCGATCCCTCACGCTTTTATGAAGTAATTCCCAGAATCTGCATCAAGCGTTGGTTTACAACGCGGACATCAAACCGCTCTTCTGCCAAACGACGGCTTTCTGTCCCCATGGAACGGATCAAATTCGGGTTGGCAATAAACCGCTCCATTGCCGCCACCAATGCATCGACATCTCTTGGCGGAATCAAAAAGCCATTGACCCCATCCATGACCGTTTCACGGCAACCAGGCGCATCGGTAGTGATCACTGGCCGCGCCATCGCCATCGCTTCCTGTGTACTTCGAGGTACCCCTTCTCGATAAGAAGGCAACACAAATACACTGGTTTGCGCTAACCAAGGACGCACATCGGCAACCTGACCAGCCCACTCCACCACTCCTTCTCGCACCCAAGACTCGATTTCTTCTTTTTGGATGCTTCCTGGATTGGGATGTAATCCTCCAACCAGTACGAAACGTACCTCAGGGTAATTCGCTTTGATGCGGCGCGCTGCGGCTACAAACTCGAGCACTCCTTTTTCGCGCAGCATGTGCGCTACTAGGGACACGCTGAACAAATCAGCATTTGACTGGAAATGAGCGAGAGTGACCGTATCCCTTCGACATTGACACCTCGGTGGGCAAGAAATGTCTTTTTTGCCGCCATTTTCGGCTGGCTTTCGCCCCGTTTCTCGGCGAATTTCCTCATTTCGCCCCTCTCAGGACGCACCTTGGGCGTTGAGCGCAAACAATTGCCGCTTGGCGATCAGCAGATTCGCCAACCCAAAGAGCGTGTAGAGCTGCGCAGTGTTCTTCGCCAATCCCTTGTAGCGTACCTTCTTCATGCCGAAGAGGTTCTTGACGATGTGAAACGGGTGCTCGACCTTGGCACGCACGCTTGCCTTGAGTTGCTCGATCTTGTCGATCAATCTGCCCATCGCCGTCTTCGGCAGCGCCTTGCGTTTGCCCGGACGCATCGCGACTTCCCATCGAACCTTGCCGTTGCGGTTCTCTTGCCGCTTCTCGACGCCCTGGTAGCCCGCATCGCCAAAGGCCACTTTCTCTTCTCCATGCAGCAGGGCATGGGCTTGGGTGACATCATTGGTGTTGGCCGGGGTGGTCACCAGCGTGTGGGTGATGCCGGTTTCGGCATCGACGCCAATGTGGGCTTTCATGCCAAAGTACCACTGATTGCCCTTCTTGGTTTGATGCATTTCCGGATCGCGCTTGCCGCTTCGGTTCTTGGTCGAGGACGGTGCGGCGATGATCGTGGCATCAACGACCGTGCCTTCCTTGAGGATCAAACCCTTCTGCGCCAGCACGGTATTGATGGCAGCAAAGATGCGCTCGGTCAGATGGTGCTTTTCCAGCAGGCGGCGAAACTTGAGCAGGGTGGTGGCATCGGGCGCAGACTCCCGCGACAGGTCGATGCCAACGAAGCGCCGGATGGCCTGGCTGTCGTAGATGGCGTCTTCGATCCCTTCATCGGACAATCCGAAGCACTGCTGGGCAATATACATGCGCAGCATGCGTTCCACGCCAATCGGCGGCCGGCCTCGTCCGGTTCCCTTCGGGTAGAACGGTTCGATCTCGGCCACCAGCGCCGACCAAGGCGTTACCGCGTCGATTTCGGCAAGAAACCGGTCGCGCCGCGTCACTTTCTTCTTGCTCGCATATTCAAGTTCGGAAAAGCTCGCTTGCATCGTCAAGTGCCTATCAAATGTCAGTACTTCAATTGTCGCATGTCAGGGATGAGTTCAGCCCATCGATCTGCGAATAAATCAGTGTGTCCCTAGCCCCTCGCGATTGTAATCATCGATGACATTCAACAGTCTGAACTTGCGCCTGCTCTCCAGCTCGTGGTGCATGAAATCCATGGACCAGACCTGATTGATCCCTTCAGGCTTGGCCAGCGGTTCCGGCCTTTGCCGCACGATTCTCAGTCGTGGCTTGATGCGCATGTTCAGCTCCAGCTCCTTGTAGATCCGGTAGACGCGCTTGTGGTTCCATCTGAATCCCTTGACGTTGCGCAGGTGTCAGCACCGATGGTAAATGTCCGCAAAACACCGGTTTGAGATGTCCTCCCGACAAAGCTGGTGCATCCTTGTGTTGTGTCAAGAAGCAAGGAAAGCGCCATGCTCAACCGAGAGGACTGGCTCATGATACGCGAAATGCGAGAAAAGGGGTGTTATCTCCGTGAGATTGCCGAAGAAGTGGGATGCTCGGAGCGAACCGTGCGTCGGGCGCTGCTGCGCGGTGGGCCGCCGCCGCGACGGCGAAGCGGGATTCGGTCCAGCAAACTCGACCCTTACAAGGCGCAAGTGGATCGGCTGCTTGCCGAAGGGGTCTGGAACGCCACGGTGATCTTTGCCGAGATCCAGGCGATGGGCTACCGCGGCGGGATCAGTATTCTGCGTGACTACATTCGACCCAAGCAAGCGCAGAGAAAGCCCAAGGGCACGGTGCGCTTTGAGACCGCGCCGGGGCGGCAATTGCAAAGCGACTGGGGGCAGATCGAGACCGAGGTGGGTGGGCGATTGCTGCGGGTTCATTTCGCGGTCAATACCTTGGGCTATTCGCGGCGCTTTCATGTCTGGGCGGCCCCGTGTGCGGATGCCGAACACACCTACGAGGGGCTGATTCGCGCTTTCGAACACTTTGGCGGCGTGCCGGGTGAAGTCTGGGTGGACAACCAGAAAGCAGCGGTGCTTGCCCACGGGCTCGATGGAGGCGTGCGGTTCAATCCGGGCTTTTTAGCGCTTGCCGCACACTACGGGTTTCGCCCCAAGGCCTGCCGACCGCACTGGCCGCAGACTTCAGCGCCACCGGGCGTTTGAAAGCCTGGCGCACCTCAACCGGTTGCTCCAAAAGTGGCTTGCCGAGGTGGCCGACGAGCGGGTGCACGGTACCCACAAAGAGGTCGTGCGCGAGCGCTTCGAAGCGGAACGCGCGCATCTTGCCCCGTTGCCGCCGGTGCGCTTCGATACCAGCTACCGGAAGACCCGACGGGTGGCGCTCGATGCCTTCATCGACGTGCGCGGCAACCGCTACAGCGTGCCCGCACACTTGTGTGGGCAGCAAACCGTATTCATCCACATGGCCCTGGACGGTACGCTCAAAGTGTTCGACAGCGAAGGCACGGTGGTAGCCGAACACCGGCTGCGCCCGAAGCGAACAGGTTGGAGCGTCGTGCCCGAGCACCATGCCCGGCTGTGGCAGGAACTCAAGGTCGAGACCAGAAGCCTGACCGCTTACGCGGAGGCGGCATCATGGAACTGATGCACCTGATGCGCCAACTCAAGATGGAGTACCTGATCGCAAATCTCGACGCCCTGTGCGAACAAGCGGCAAAGCAAGAGCTCGACTACCGCAGCTTTCTTGCCGATGATCCGAAGCCTTGCCGGACTGGCGTTTGTGCAGCGGGCAGAGAACGTCATCCTGTTAGGGCCACCGGGCGTGGGCAAGACCCACCTGGCCATCGCGCTTGGCGTGAAGGCTGCCGAAGCGGGTCATCGGGTGCTGTTTCTGACGCTGGAGGAAGTGATGAACCGGCTCAAGCGTGCCCAGCAGGAGAAACGCCTGGAGCGGCAACTGCAGCAGCTTACCTACCCCAAGGTGCTGATCGTCGATGAGATCGGCTACCTGCCGCTTGAACGACAGGAAGCGAGCCTTTTCTTTCGATTGGTGGCCCGACGCTACGAAAAAGGCTCGATCATTCTCACCTCGAACAAAGGGTTTGCCGACTGGGGCGAGATCTTTGCCGACCAAGTGGTGGCCACGGCCATTCTCGACCGGCTGCTGCATCATGCCACCACCCTCAACATCAAGGGCGAGAGCTTCCGGCTCAAGGAAAAGCGCAAAGCCGGGCTCCTGACCAAAGCGGCTAACCTACCCCAACCAGAAGGAGACAGGTAGCCCACCATCTACGGCCTGGGCAGCCAAGCAGCATTCCGTTGAAA
This region includes:
- a CDS encoding IS5 family transposase, whose product is MQASFSELEYASKKKVTRRDRFLAEIDAVTPWSALVAEIEPFYPKGTGRGRPPIGVERMLRMYIAQQCFGLSDEGIEDAIYDSQAIRRFVGIDLSRESAPDATTLLKFRRLLEKHHLTERIFAAINTVLAQKGLILKEGTVVDATIIAAPSSTKNRSGKRDPEMHQTKKGNQWYFGMKAHIGVDAETGITHTLVTTPANTNDVTQAHALLHGEEKVAFGDAGYQGVEKRQENRNGKVRWEVAMRPGKRKALPKTAMGRLIDKIEQLKASVRAKVEHPFHIVKNLFGMKKVRYKGLAKNTAQLYTLFGLANLLIAKRQLFALNAQGAS
- a CDS encoding glycosyltransferase family 4 protein, whose product is MSLVAHMLREKGVLEFVAAARRIKANYPEVRFVLVGGLHPNPGSIQKEEIESWVREGVVEWAGQVADVRPWLAQTSVFVLPSYREGVPRSTQEAMAMARPVITTDAPGCRETVMDGVNGFLIPPRDVDALVAAMERFIANPNLIRSMGTESRRLAEERFDVRVVNQRLMQILGITS